A stretch of Anas acuta chromosome 3, bAnaAcu1.1, whole genome shotgun sequence DNA encodes these proteins:
- the GCFC2 gene encoding intron Large complex component GCFC2 isoform X2, whose product MFRRAPRTFSARRRPASSGSSSEEEPGAEPAPAPAPAPPQDPGTAAAEGPVRSRAGVLSFGSEEEREGDEDLFKIKKPSFNEVTFRIRKKKSLLPAQREAEESKTEICDLEPGTGNSEDTEEEKKEEESYSSQSEDNNSADSENESTPPGRRKDLSPVNIPSAACIESARRKRHLARTQADYLPLDVSNGRQVSRRRESSDESEDGSDMKNLSFAPKMRTLRERMAEHMVSVSDESSEDEAQMKWEEQQIKKAVKLSQEIYSDASLCKSQPAKPKFDTSVSLPPVSLEIVKKRLTERITSLQDVHCAHQREYEKYMQDIESSKMTVEELEKNSDAALNYKFYRGMKTYVENLINCLNEKLKYINELELAAHALLQQRAMAVLKRRQDELKIESAYIQHLTTGKDKPTNGGLEGDEKIEILKTCEQRRTCRRQVREQSQKADHHEGMSSDDELTPTEVTEFQESKDNILEDSRKIFEDVHADFCDIRKILLKFQEWKEKFPDSYCDAYVSFCLPKLLNPLIRVQLINWNPLESSTDLAEMPWFGAVEELSNAENSSESKRDDDPDQEVLSRVIEKTVLPKIAVFVQNVWDPLSTSQTENLVQLCRNIFEKQVPSKSEGRKAKEDLIKEVVLRMKKSIEEDVFIPLYPKSTVEDKSSPGSKFQERRFWSAVKLLSNILLWNGIVQEDMVRDLGLSKLLNRYLLLNLLNTPPGPDNIEKCTKVVACLPERWFKDLGNGSTLPELLNFCQHLLQCARVLHKNNQSDETKEVILLLVKVKALHIVEDFIEEYKLEHLKSIIGK is encoded by the exons ATGTTCCGCCGGGCCCCACGCACCTTCAGCGCCCGGCGCCGCCCGGCCtccagcggcagcagcagcgaggaggAACCGGGGGCtgagcctgctcctgcccctgcccctgctccgcCGCAGGACCCCGGCACCGCCGCTGCGGAGGGGCCGGTGCGGAGCCGGGCGGGAGTGCTGAGCTTCGGGAGCGAGGAGGAGCGGGAAG GTGATGAAGaccttttcaaaatcaaaaagcCGTCCTTTAATGAAGTAACCTTTAGAATTCGAAAGAAGAAaagcctgctgcctgcacagagagaagcagaagaaagcaaaa CAGAAATCTGTGATTTGGAGCCTGGAACTGGTAACAGCGAAGAcacagaagaagagaagaaggaagaggaaagttATTCTTCACAAAGTGAGGACAACAACAGTGCAGACTCTGAAAATGAATCCACTCCTCCAGGGAGGAGAAAGGATTTATCACCAG TTAATATCCCCAGTGCAGCCTGTATTGAGTCTGCTCGGAGGAAACGTCACTTAGCCAGGACTCAGGCTGATTATCTTCCACTGGATGTTTCAAACGGTCGTCAGGTTTCTcggagaagagaaagcagtgaCGAGAGTGAAGACGGGTCTGATATGAAGAATCTCAGTTTTGCTCCGAAAATGAGAACTCTTAGGGAGAGAATGGCCGAACACATGG TGTCTGTTAGCGATGAGTCAAGTGAAGATGAAGCACAAATGAAGTGGGAAGAACAGCAAATAAAGAAAGCTGTCAAGCTCTCTCAG GAAATTTACAGTGATGCTTCCCTGTGTAAATCTCAACCAGCTAAACCCAAGTTTGATACTTCTGTTTCCTTACCACCTGTGAGCTTGGAAATCGTAAAAAAGCGACTGACTGAAAG gaTAACATCATTGCAGGATGTGCACTGTGCCCACCAGAGGGagtatgaaaaatatatgcagGACATTGAAAGTTCAAAGATGACTGTTGAGGAATTGGAGAAGAATTCAGATGCTGCTTTGAATTACAAATTCTACAGGGGCATGAAGACATATGTAGAGAACTTGATAAACTGTTTGAATGAAAAA ctgaaatacaTTAATGAGCTGGAATTGGCTGCACATGCACTTCTTCAGCAACGAGCCATGGCAGTGTTGAAACGAAGGCAAGATGAGCTGAAAATTGAATCTGCTTATATTCAGCATCTGACAA CTGGGAAAGACAAACCAACTAACGGTGGATTGGAAGGTGATGAAAAGATTGAGATTCTGAAAACCTGTGAGCAACGAAG GACTTGCAGACGGCAGGTGAGAGAGCAGTCACAAAAAGCCGATCACCATGAAGGCATGTCAAGTGACGATGAGCTGACTCCAACAGAGGTGACTGAATTCCAGGAGAGCAAAG ATAACATTTTAGAGGATAGTAGGAAAATCTTTGAAGATGTACATGCAGATTTTTGTGACATCAGAAAAATCCTGTTGAAATTCCAGGAATGGAAAGAGAAGTTTCCTGACTCTTACTGTGATGCTTACGTCAGTTTTTGCCTGCCTAAGCTTTTAAATCCATTGATCAGAGTTCAGTTAATAAATTGGAATCCTCTTGAG AGTTCTACAGACTTGGCAGAGATGCCCTGGTTCGGAGCTGTAGAAGAATTGAGTAATGCCGAAAACTCATCTGAATCAAAACGGGATGATGATCCTGATCAAGAGGTCTTGTCTAGAGTGATTGAAAAAACTGTTCTACCAAAAATTGCAG tgtttgtacAGAATGTGTGGGATCCATTATCGACTTCACAGACTGAGAACCTTGTacagctttgcagaaatatctttgaaaaacaaGTCCCGTCCAAAAGTGAAGGCAGAAAAGCGAAAGAG gattTGATTAAGGAGGTTGTCCTAAGGATGAAGAAATCTATAgaggaagatgtttttattCCTCTGTATCCTAAAAG CACTGTGGAAGACAAATCATCACCAGGTTCAAAATTTCAAGAAAGACGTTTTTGGTCAGCTGttaag CTGCTCTCCAATATCCTTCTTTGGAATGGGATTGTACAGGAAGACATGGTCCGTGATTTGGGACTGAGCAAGCTGCTGAATCGTTACCTTCTTCTGAACCTCTTAAACACACCACCAGGGCCTGATAACATAGAAAAATGTACTAAG GTGGTTGCGTGCCTCCCAGAAAGATGGTTCAAAGATCTTGGAAATGGATCAACTCTCCCAGAGTTACTGAACTTCTGCCAGCATTTGCTGCAGTGTGCACGTGTGCTTCACAAGAATAACCAAAG tGATGAAACAAAGGAAGTTATTCTTCTGTTGGTGAAAGTCAAGGCTCTGCATATCGTTGAAGACTTCATTGAGGAGTACAAACTTGAACATCTTAAATCCATAATTGGGAAGTAG
- the GCFC2 gene encoding intron Large complex component GCFC2 isoform X4 produces MFRRAPRTFSARRRPASSGSSSEEEPGAEPAPAPAPAPPQDPGTAAAEGPVRSRAGVLSFGSEEEREGDEDLFKIKKPSFNEVTFRIRKKKSLLPAQREAEESKKICDLEPGTGNSEDTEEEKKEEESYSSQSEDNNSADSENESTPPGRRKDLSPVNIPSAACIESARRKRHLARTQADYLPLDVSNGRQVSRRRESSDESEDGSDMKNLSFAPKMRTLRERMAEHMVSVSDESSEDEAQMKWEEQQIKKAVKLSQEIYSDASLCKSQPAKPKFDTSVSLPPVSLEIVKKRLTERITSLQDVHCAHQREYEKYMQDIESSKMTVEELEKNSDAALNYKFYRGMKTYVENLINCLNEKLKYINELELAAHALLQQRAMAVLKRRQDELKIESAYIQHLTTGKDKPTNGGLEGDEKIEILKTCEQRRTCRRQVREQSQKADHHEGMSSDDELTPTEVTEFQESKDNILEDSRKIFEDVHADFCDIRKILLKFQEWKEKFPDSYCDAYVSFCLPKLLNPLIRVQLINWNPLESSTDLAEMPWFGAVEELSNAENSSESKRDDDPDQEVLSRVIEKTVLPKIAVFVQNVWDPLSTSQTENLVQLCRNIFEKQVPSKSEGRKAKEDLIKEVVLRMKKSIEEDVFIPLYPKSTVEDKSSPGSKFQERRFWSAVKLLSNILLWNGIVQEDMVRDLGLSKLLNRYLLLNLLNTPPGPDNIEKCTKVVACLPERWFKDLGNGSTLPELLNFCQHLLQCARVLHKNNQSDETKEVILLLVKVKALHIVEDFIEEYKLEHLKSIIGK; encoded by the exons ATGTTCCGCCGGGCCCCACGCACCTTCAGCGCCCGGCGCCGCCCGGCCtccagcggcagcagcagcgaggaggAACCGGGGGCtgagcctgctcctgcccctgcccctgctccgcCGCAGGACCCCGGCACCGCCGCTGCGGAGGGGCCGGTGCGGAGCCGGGCGGGAGTGCTGAGCTTCGGGAGCGAGGAGGAGCGGGAAG GTGATGAAGaccttttcaaaatcaaaaagcCGTCCTTTAATGAAGTAACCTTTAGAATTCGAAAGAAGAAaagcctgctgcctgcacagagagaagcagaagaaagcaaaa AAATCTGTGATTTGGAGCCTGGAACTGGTAACAGCGAAGAcacagaagaagagaagaaggaagaggaaagttATTCTTCACAAAGTGAGGACAACAACAGTGCAGACTCTGAAAATGAATCCACTCCTCCAGGGAGGAGAAAGGATTTATCACCAG TTAATATCCCCAGTGCAGCCTGTATTGAGTCTGCTCGGAGGAAACGTCACTTAGCCAGGACTCAGGCTGATTATCTTCCACTGGATGTTTCAAACGGTCGTCAGGTTTCTcggagaagagaaagcagtgaCGAGAGTGAAGACGGGTCTGATATGAAGAATCTCAGTTTTGCTCCGAAAATGAGAACTCTTAGGGAGAGAATGGCCGAACACATGG TGTCTGTTAGCGATGAGTCAAGTGAAGATGAAGCACAAATGAAGTGGGAAGAACAGCAAATAAAGAAAGCTGTCAAGCTCTCTCAG GAAATTTACAGTGATGCTTCCCTGTGTAAATCTCAACCAGCTAAACCCAAGTTTGATACTTCTGTTTCCTTACCACCTGTGAGCTTGGAAATCGTAAAAAAGCGACTGACTGAAAG gaTAACATCATTGCAGGATGTGCACTGTGCCCACCAGAGGGagtatgaaaaatatatgcagGACATTGAAAGTTCAAAGATGACTGTTGAGGAATTGGAGAAGAATTCAGATGCTGCTTTGAATTACAAATTCTACAGGGGCATGAAGACATATGTAGAGAACTTGATAAACTGTTTGAATGAAAAA ctgaaatacaTTAATGAGCTGGAATTGGCTGCACATGCACTTCTTCAGCAACGAGCCATGGCAGTGTTGAAACGAAGGCAAGATGAGCTGAAAATTGAATCTGCTTATATTCAGCATCTGACAA CTGGGAAAGACAAACCAACTAACGGTGGATTGGAAGGTGATGAAAAGATTGAGATTCTGAAAACCTGTGAGCAACGAAG GACTTGCAGACGGCAGGTGAGAGAGCAGTCACAAAAAGCCGATCACCATGAAGGCATGTCAAGTGACGATGAGCTGACTCCAACAGAGGTGACTGAATTCCAGGAGAGCAAAG ATAACATTTTAGAGGATAGTAGGAAAATCTTTGAAGATGTACATGCAGATTTTTGTGACATCAGAAAAATCCTGTTGAAATTCCAGGAATGGAAAGAGAAGTTTCCTGACTCTTACTGTGATGCTTACGTCAGTTTTTGCCTGCCTAAGCTTTTAAATCCATTGATCAGAGTTCAGTTAATAAATTGGAATCCTCTTGAG AGTTCTACAGACTTGGCAGAGATGCCCTGGTTCGGAGCTGTAGAAGAATTGAGTAATGCCGAAAACTCATCTGAATCAAAACGGGATGATGATCCTGATCAAGAGGTCTTGTCTAGAGTGATTGAAAAAACTGTTCTACCAAAAATTGCAG tgtttgtacAGAATGTGTGGGATCCATTATCGACTTCACAGACTGAGAACCTTGTacagctttgcagaaatatctttgaaaaacaaGTCCCGTCCAAAAGTGAAGGCAGAAAAGCGAAAGAG gattTGATTAAGGAGGTTGTCCTAAGGATGAAGAAATCTATAgaggaagatgtttttattCCTCTGTATCCTAAAAG CACTGTGGAAGACAAATCATCACCAGGTTCAAAATTTCAAGAAAGACGTTTTTGGTCAGCTGttaag CTGCTCTCCAATATCCTTCTTTGGAATGGGATTGTACAGGAAGACATGGTCCGTGATTTGGGACTGAGCAAGCTGCTGAATCGTTACCTTCTTCTGAACCTCTTAAACACACCACCAGGGCCTGATAACATAGAAAAATGTACTAAG GTGGTTGCGTGCCTCCCAGAAAGATGGTTCAAAGATCTTGGAAATGGATCAACTCTCCCAGAGTTACTGAACTTCTGCCAGCATTTGCTGCAGTGTGCACGTGTGCTTCACAAGAATAACCAAAG tGATGAAACAAAGGAAGTTATTCTTCTGTTGGTGAAAGTCAAGGCTCTGCATATCGTTGAAGACTTCATTGAGGAGTACAAACTTGAACATCTTAAATCCATAATTGGGAAGTAG
- the GCFC2 gene encoding intron Large complex component GCFC2 isoform X1 — protein MFRRAPRTFSARRRPASSGSSSEEEPGAEPAPAPAPAPPQDPGTAAAEGPVRSRAGVLSFGSEEEREGDEDLFKIKKPSFNEVTFRIRKKKSLLPAQREAEESKTEICDLEPGTGNSEDTEEEKKEEESYSSQSEDNNSADSENESTPPGRRKDLSPVNIPSAACIESARRKRHLARTQADYLPLDVSNGRQVSRRRESSDESEDGSDMKNLSFAPKMRTLRERMAEHMVSVSDESSEDEAQMKWEEQQIKKAVKLSQEIYSDASLCKSQPAKPKFDTSVSLPPVSLEIVKKRLTERITSLQDVHCAHQREYEKYMQDIESSKMTVEELEKNSDAALNYKFYRGMKTYVENLINCLNEKLKYINELELAAHALLQQRAMAVLKRRQDELKIESAYIQHLTTGKDKPTNGGLEGDEKIEILKTCEQRRTCRRQVREQSQKADHHEGMSSDDELTPTEVTEFQESKDNILEDSRKIFEDVHADFCDIRKILLKFQEWKEKFPDSYCDAYVSFCLPKLLNPLIRVQLINWNPLEQSSTDLAEMPWFGAVEELSNAENSSESKRDDDPDQEVLSRVIEKTVLPKIAVFVQNVWDPLSTSQTENLVQLCRNIFEKQVPSKSEGRKAKEDLIKEVVLRMKKSIEEDVFIPLYPKSTVEDKSSPGSKFQERRFWSAVKLLSNILLWNGIVQEDMVRDLGLSKLLNRYLLLNLLNTPPGPDNIEKCTKVVACLPERWFKDLGNGSTLPELLNFCQHLLQCARVLHKNNQSDETKEVILLLVKVKALHIVEDFIEEYKLEHLKSIIGK, from the exons ATGTTCCGCCGGGCCCCACGCACCTTCAGCGCCCGGCGCCGCCCGGCCtccagcggcagcagcagcgaggaggAACCGGGGGCtgagcctgctcctgcccctgcccctgctccgcCGCAGGACCCCGGCACCGCCGCTGCGGAGGGGCCGGTGCGGAGCCGGGCGGGAGTGCTGAGCTTCGGGAGCGAGGAGGAGCGGGAAG GTGATGAAGaccttttcaaaatcaaaaagcCGTCCTTTAATGAAGTAACCTTTAGAATTCGAAAGAAGAAaagcctgctgcctgcacagagagaagcagaagaaagcaaaa CAGAAATCTGTGATTTGGAGCCTGGAACTGGTAACAGCGAAGAcacagaagaagagaagaaggaagaggaaagttATTCTTCACAAAGTGAGGACAACAACAGTGCAGACTCTGAAAATGAATCCACTCCTCCAGGGAGGAGAAAGGATTTATCACCAG TTAATATCCCCAGTGCAGCCTGTATTGAGTCTGCTCGGAGGAAACGTCACTTAGCCAGGACTCAGGCTGATTATCTTCCACTGGATGTTTCAAACGGTCGTCAGGTTTCTcggagaagagaaagcagtgaCGAGAGTGAAGACGGGTCTGATATGAAGAATCTCAGTTTTGCTCCGAAAATGAGAACTCTTAGGGAGAGAATGGCCGAACACATGG TGTCTGTTAGCGATGAGTCAAGTGAAGATGAAGCACAAATGAAGTGGGAAGAACAGCAAATAAAGAAAGCTGTCAAGCTCTCTCAG GAAATTTACAGTGATGCTTCCCTGTGTAAATCTCAACCAGCTAAACCCAAGTTTGATACTTCTGTTTCCTTACCACCTGTGAGCTTGGAAATCGTAAAAAAGCGACTGACTGAAAG gaTAACATCATTGCAGGATGTGCACTGTGCCCACCAGAGGGagtatgaaaaatatatgcagGACATTGAAAGTTCAAAGATGACTGTTGAGGAATTGGAGAAGAATTCAGATGCTGCTTTGAATTACAAATTCTACAGGGGCATGAAGACATATGTAGAGAACTTGATAAACTGTTTGAATGAAAAA ctgaaatacaTTAATGAGCTGGAATTGGCTGCACATGCACTTCTTCAGCAACGAGCCATGGCAGTGTTGAAACGAAGGCAAGATGAGCTGAAAATTGAATCTGCTTATATTCAGCATCTGACAA CTGGGAAAGACAAACCAACTAACGGTGGATTGGAAGGTGATGAAAAGATTGAGATTCTGAAAACCTGTGAGCAACGAAG GACTTGCAGACGGCAGGTGAGAGAGCAGTCACAAAAAGCCGATCACCATGAAGGCATGTCAAGTGACGATGAGCTGACTCCAACAGAGGTGACTGAATTCCAGGAGAGCAAAG ATAACATTTTAGAGGATAGTAGGAAAATCTTTGAAGATGTACATGCAGATTTTTGTGACATCAGAAAAATCCTGTTGAAATTCCAGGAATGGAAAGAGAAGTTTCCTGACTCTTACTGTGATGCTTACGTCAGTTTTTGCCTGCCTAAGCTTTTAAATCCATTGATCAGAGTTCAGTTAATAAATTGGAATCCTCTTGAG CAGAGTTCTACAGACTTGGCAGAGATGCCCTGGTTCGGAGCTGTAGAAGAATTGAGTAATGCCGAAAACTCATCTGAATCAAAACGGGATGATGATCCTGATCAAGAGGTCTTGTCTAGAGTGATTGAAAAAACTGTTCTACCAAAAATTGCAG tgtttgtacAGAATGTGTGGGATCCATTATCGACTTCACAGACTGAGAACCTTGTacagctttgcagaaatatctttgaaaaacaaGTCCCGTCCAAAAGTGAAGGCAGAAAAGCGAAAGAG gattTGATTAAGGAGGTTGTCCTAAGGATGAAGAAATCTATAgaggaagatgtttttattCCTCTGTATCCTAAAAG CACTGTGGAAGACAAATCATCACCAGGTTCAAAATTTCAAGAAAGACGTTTTTGGTCAGCTGttaag CTGCTCTCCAATATCCTTCTTTGGAATGGGATTGTACAGGAAGACATGGTCCGTGATTTGGGACTGAGCAAGCTGCTGAATCGTTACCTTCTTCTGAACCTCTTAAACACACCACCAGGGCCTGATAACATAGAAAAATGTACTAAG GTGGTTGCGTGCCTCCCAGAAAGATGGTTCAAAGATCTTGGAAATGGATCAACTCTCCCAGAGTTACTGAACTTCTGCCAGCATTTGCTGCAGTGTGCACGTGTGCTTCACAAGAATAACCAAAG tGATGAAACAAAGGAAGTTATTCTTCTGTTGGTGAAAGTCAAGGCTCTGCATATCGTTGAAGACTTCATTGAGGAGTACAAACTTGAACATCTTAAATCCATAATTGGGAAGTAG
- the GCFC2 gene encoding intron Large complex component GCFC2 isoform X3, whose product MFRRAPRTFSARRRPASSGSSSEEEPGAEPAPAPAPAPPQDPGTAAAEGPVRSRAGVLSFGSEEEREGDEDLFKIKKPSFNEVTFRIRKKKSLLPAQREAEESKKICDLEPGTGNSEDTEEEKKEEESYSSQSEDNNSADSENESTPPGRRKDLSPVNIPSAACIESARRKRHLARTQADYLPLDVSNGRQVSRRRESSDESEDGSDMKNLSFAPKMRTLRERMAEHMVSVSDESSEDEAQMKWEEQQIKKAVKLSQEIYSDASLCKSQPAKPKFDTSVSLPPVSLEIVKKRLTERITSLQDVHCAHQREYEKYMQDIESSKMTVEELEKNSDAALNYKFYRGMKTYVENLINCLNEKLKYINELELAAHALLQQRAMAVLKRRQDELKIESAYIQHLTTGKDKPTNGGLEGDEKIEILKTCEQRRTCRRQVREQSQKADHHEGMSSDDELTPTEVTEFQESKDNILEDSRKIFEDVHADFCDIRKILLKFQEWKEKFPDSYCDAYVSFCLPKLLNPLIRVQLINWNPLEQSSTDLAEMPWFGAVEELSNAENSSESKRDDDPDQEVLSRVIEKTVLPKIAVFVQNVWDPLSTSQTENLVQLCRNIFEKQVPSKSEGRKAKEDLIKEVVLRMKKSIEEDVFIPLYPKSTVEDKSSPGSKFQERRFWSAVKLLSNILLWNGIVQEDMVRDLGLSKLLNRYLLLNLLNTPPGPDNIEKCTKVVACLPERWFKDLGNGSTLPELLNFCQHLLQCARVLHKNNQSDETKEVILLLVKVKALHIVEDFIEEYKLEHLKSIIGK is encoded by the exons ATGTTCCGCCGGGCCCCACGCACCTTCAGCGCCCGGCGCCGCCCGGCCtccagcggcagcagcagcgaggaggAACCGGGGGCtgagcctgctcctgcccctgcccctgctccgcCGCAGGACCCCGGCACCGCCGCTGCGGAGGGGCCGGTGCGGAGCCGGGCGGGAGTGCTGAGCTTCGGGAGCGAGGAGGAGCGGGAAG GTGATGAAGaccttttcaaaatcaaaaagcCGTCCTTTAATGAAGTAACCTTTAGAATTCGAAAGAAGAAaagcctgctgcctgcacagagagaagcagaagaaagcaaaa AAATCTGTGATTTGGAGCCTGGAACTGGTAACAGCGAAGAcacagaagaagagaagaaggaagaggaaagttATTCTTCACAAAGTGAGGACAACAACAGTGCAGACTCTGAAAATGAATCCACTCCTCCAGGGAGGAGAAAGGATTTATCACCAG TTAATATCCCCAGTGCAGCCTGTATTGAGTCTGCTCGGAGGAAACGTCACTTAGCCAGGACTCAGGCTGATTATCTTCCACTGGATGTTTCAAACGGTCGTCAGGTTTCTcggagaagagaaagcagtgaCGAGAGTGAAGACGGGTCTGATATGAAGAATCTCAGTTTTGCTCCGAAAATGAGAACTCTTAGGGAGAGAATGGCCGAACACATGG TGTCTGTTAGCGATGAGTCAAGTGAAGATGAAGCACAAATGAAGTGGGAAGAACAGCAAATAAAGAAAGCTGTCAAGCTCTCTCAG GAAATTTACAGTGATGCTTCCCTGTGTAAATCTCAACCAGCTAAACCCAAGTTTGATACTTCTGTTTCCTTACCACCTGTGAGCTTGGAAATCGTAAAAAAGCGACTGACTGAAAG gaTAACATCATTGCAGGATGTGCACTGTGCCCACCAGAGGGagtatgaaaaatatatgcagGACATTGAAAGTTCAAAGATGACTGTTGAGGAATTGGAGAAGAATTCAGATGCTGCTTTGAATTACAAATTCTACAGGGGCATGAAGACATATGTAGAGAACTTGATAAACTGTTTGAATGAAAAA ctgaaatacaTTAATGAGCTGGAATTGGCTGCACATGCACTTCTTCAGCAACGAGCCATGGCAGTGTTGAAACGAAGGCAAGATGAGCTGAAAATTGAATCTGCTTATATTCAGCATCTGACAA CTGGGAAAGACAAACCAACTAACGGTGGATTGGAAGGTGATGAAAAGATTGAGATTCTGAAAACCTGTGAGCAACGAAG GACTTGCAGACGGCAGGTGAGAGAGCAGTCACAAAAAGCCGATCACCATGAAGGCATGTCAAGTGACGATGAGCTGACTCCAACAGAGGTGACTGAATTCCAGGAGAGCAAAG ATAACATTTTAGAGGATAGTAGGAAAATCTTTGAAGATGTACATGCAGATTTTTGTGACATCAGAAAAATCCTGTTGAAATTCCAGGAATGGAAAGAGAAGTTTCCTGACTCTTACTGTGATGCTTACGTCAGTTTTTGCCTGCCTAAGCTTTTAAATCCATTGATCAGAGTTCAGTTAATAAATTGGAATCCTCTTGAG CAGAGTTCTACAGACTTGGCAGAGATGCCCTGGTTCGGAGCTGTAGAAGAATTGAGTAATGCCGAAAACTCATCTGAATCAAAACGGGATGATGATCCTGATCAAGAGGTCTTGTCTAGAGTGATTGAAAAAACTGTTCTACCAAAAATTGCAG tgtttgtacAGAATGTGTGGGATCCATTATCGACTTCACAGACTGAGAACCTTGTacagctttgcagaaatatctttgaaaaacaaGTCCCGTCCAAAAGTGAAGGCAGAAAAGCGAAAGAG gattTGATTAAGGAGGTTGTCCTAAGGATGAAGAAATCTATAgaggaagatgtttttattCCTCTGTATCCTAAAAG CACTGTGGAAGACAAATCATCACCAGGTTCAAAATTTCAAGAAAGACGTTTTTGGTCAGCTGttaag CTGCTCTCCAATATCCTTCTTTGGAATGGGATTGTACAGGAAGACATGGTCCGTGATTTGGGACTGAGCAAGCTGCTGAATCGTTACCTTCTTCTGAACCTCTTAAACACACCACCAGGGCCTGATAACATAGAAAAATGTACTAAG GTGGTTGCGTGCCTCCCAGAAAGATGGTTCAAAGATCTTGGAAATGGATCAACTCTCCCAGAGTTACTGAACTTCTGCCAGCATTTGCTGCAGTGTGCACGTGTGCTTCACAAGAATAACCAAAG tGATGAAACAAAGGAAGTTATTCTTCTGTTGGTGAAAGTCAAGGCTCTGCATATCGTTGAAGACTTCATTGAGGAGTACAAACTTGAACATCTTAAATCCATAATTGGGAAGTAG